Genomic segment of Triticum aestivum cultivar Chinese Spring chromosome 6A, IWGSC CS RefSeq v2.1, whole genome shotgun sequence:
caagcccgcgtGACGACGCCTCCACGATGCCCAGCACCACCGAAGCTGCGCCGACGCCGCCCAGCGCAGAGGCTGCTTCGACaccgccaagcccgcgcacgccaACTCCGCCGACGCCTGGGGTAGAACCCGCCGAGTGATGCGCACGCGAACTTCTGCCGCTCTATTTTTTTGTACGCCGAACTATGGCTTGCGATCGCCCGACTTGTGGTGCCTTTTGTGAGCGGGAACAACCAAGTTCGAATTTTTCGCGTCCTGGGGGCGGcgcctgggggcgtgactgggagctaggtcgcctcCAGAGGCCGAACTAACGCCGGTTCACCCCCAGACCGCTCTTTTTTAACGCCCTTAAGGGCaaacggctagagatgctctaacgccCTGTAGCCAAGGATAATCCCAAAATCTAGCCTTGTTTTCATCTCCCAGGGTAACTTGGGTGGCCTCCGCAAATATGTCACGGTCATTGTCATTACATGGCGAGCCAAGACCAAGCTAAGTCTTGGGCGGAGGGGTTGGGGGTGTTACTTAGAACCGGGTGGTTTACTTTGAGTTTAGTGGGGATTAGCCCGTAGGAAATTGGTTCGTACGTTTAAAATTTCTGCTATTGTCAATTTGAGATGATGCATTGCTACTACTAGATGTGAGGCATGCTGGTTTAGTCTGCTCGTAGACTAGGCTGCACATTCAGGCTGCGAACAACAATAAAGACTTGTACATTCAGGCCGGCTAATAACAAGAATAAAAATATCAGATGCATACTTCTCTGGGAGTGGACTGAGGATAAGTAAATTTATTTTATCTCGGGTAGGGCGGGCCATGACACGTTTTGCCCTCATATACTCTGCTATATCACTAGCGGGTCCGGTTAATTAGGAGTAGGTTCCTTTTAGCCCAATGAAAACTCGACAAGCTAATCCGTAAAGTTCCGCCGATTTAGTCTGTGTGTAGCATTTTTGTAAACAGTTTGTCTAATACGCGTCTAGATGTTTTCTAAGGGAGAGACGTGCATTTTCAACCCCGAACTTTTGCCCTAATCTAATTTACAACCCTGAACTTCAATACCATCTAAATTACAACCCTCAACTCTCAAAACCGGTCAGGATTCAACCCTCCCCTCCTTGTTGACTGGTTTTGACCAGTTTTGACCAGTCATCGGGTCCAATCAGCATGCCACctcagaaaaaaattcaaaatttcaaGAAAATATAATTAAAAATCTGTAAGATCGAGAAAAAAATCCGAAATAAAATTTCCTGGGGAAAAAGTTTGCGAAAAAAATTCGAGATCTTTTCCTGTAATTttcaggaaaaaataaaaataataacttTTCTTTGAAATTACTTTTTCTAGAAATTTGAACTTTTTTATTTTACATTTTTAAGTATTTTTCTTGGGAATTTGAAATTTTTCCCTGGAGTTTTTTTATTTTAagtattttttggtttttcatgGAAATATTGATAATTTTGTTTTCGGAAattcgtttttttatttttccctgattttttcctgcaaatttgatttttttatttcttttcctggaTTTTTTTCGATTTTACAGATTTAAATTTTTTTGCTGACGTGGCATGCTGACTGgacctgttgactggtcaaaaaCGGTCAACAGAGAGGAGAGGGTTGAATCCTAGCCGATTTTGAGAGTTGGGGGTTGTAATTTAGACGGCATTGAAGTTTGGGGTTGTAAACTAGACTAGGGCAAGAGTTTggggttgaaatatgcacttctctctttCTAAGAATATCACATGCATCTAATCTCCCACAAGTAACATAGCAACAAGGAACAAAAAAGAAAAGCTGGGACAAAAAAACAGACCAAACATAGTGGACATTAagttagatgtgacataattatatCACATCTAGATATGTCCTAAACAAACCCTTTTGTAAGACCTTATACCGTAAATTCGGCAGAACATTATTCATCACAATGCTCTTATACACCGTTTTTTAAAGTAGTCACACCGCGTTAAACGGTCAGAATACCCACCTTCGTGGCTATTTTGACTCTGTCACAGCACCAAATTATCGAAGTCTCCCCATAAACTATGTTCATTCATTACTCATTAGTCGCTAGTCGCCACGCGTTATCCAATATCCTGCCTTACCCATACCCAGTTGCTGGCCCTCGATCATTGCTATGCGTACTATATATCTGCGCGTCTCTCTTCTCTCAGCATCATCGAGGTCATTTGAAGCTAGCTTACACAACCCATAGCCATGGCGACCAGTCAAAGCACGGCACCTTCGTTCTTCAACTTCCTAAAGGAAGGCCTCCTCCTCCCGACCCGCAACCGGAAGCTCTTCATAGCGGTCGGCGCCATCATCGTCGCCTCCACCACGCTGCTCCTCCTCGGCAGCGACCTGGCCGTCCAGCCCCTCGCCGACGAGATCCAGCTCGACGTCAAGGCGCTAAACGGCACCGACCCCGGCAGCCTGGAGTACGCCAAGCTCGTACAGGAGATCCAGGATGACACCAAGGAGCTCCTGCTCGTAAGCGCGGGGTACCTGCTGTTCGCGGTCGTCGTCAGCTCCGCCGTCcggatcctcctcctcttcgccacCGTCTTGACGTACTCCGGCGAGCAGCGTGCTACCTTCAGCGAGCTCCTCGGGAAAGCTAAGGCGCAGCTGAAGGCCCCCCTGCTCACGCTCGCCTTCGTCTACATCCTGGAGATCGTCTACGTCGTGTTTCTGGCGTTGATGGGGGCGCTTCTCGTTGTTCTCATGGCGAAGCAGTACTTCGTGTTGCTCATCCTGGCGTCGCTGCTAGTCCTCTCCGCGGCCATCTCCTTCGTGTACTTCTCCTTCGTCTGCTCTTTCAGCGTCGTCGTGGCGGTGGCCGAGCCCGGCTGCCACGGCGCAGCCGCCTTAGGCAGGGCGTGTAGGCtggcgaaggggaagaagtggcAGGTCGTGCTGTACGTCGCCGTTACCTGTGCCCTGGCCAGCGTCCTTTCGCCGGTGCACACGCTCGCGAGGACTTGCGCGGGTAATAGCGTGGCTGTTGGGTTGCTCTTAGGTTTTGTGTACGCCGTTCTGATGGCACTCGTGCAGTTGTTCGCCGTCTGCGCCATGACCGCGTTCTACTACGAGCGCAGGGAGAACATCGACAGCCAGCTGGGGGATACTGCATACACCAAGTTATCAACGGAAGAAGCAAACGCTTGATCATTCTACTTGTCACACCGATTGGTGTTGGCATGTAATTGACTTGCTTGTATATTACTATATGTTTATTTTTCGGAATGCATGCTCCTACCATATGTAATATATATATACTTTCTTGCATATAACTATATATACGACCTTTTGGACATGGCATATTGTACATAAAAAATCTCTATTTTAACTGCCCAAAATTTTAGGGTGTGGCTAGgtttcagtcgactgagatttaatcaAGTCTTAGTTAAGTGACATAATATATAAGAGagaaaaaaactgatttttttgcACGGATCTCAATGTAAGATCTCTCAGATATAGCGTCGACTGAGACTTCGACTTCCCCCTCTACGCCTTGCGGTAATGATTCCTCTGGAATTACGACCTTTCCCACAACGGTGCCGTCCATTGATCAAATTATTTCGTGGATTGGATTTCACTTGCCTGTCTACGGTTCCCTTGCATGTGCTCGGGATAGGTGTTTTGTATAAATGTTTCGCCGTATTATTAAGTATTCTCCTTTAGTTTTTTTCTCTATCAAGAAGTGGAATAGAATAACCCGGTTGAAGGGTAATGATCATACGTCTGTAACTTAGCAAGATTGAAAGTTATATTTTAATCCTCTTAATCCGCTAAGGAAATAGAGAACCTCCCATTTTTTGAAACTTGAAATAGAGAACCTCCTAGATGGAATCAAACTTCTCGGTACTATCGATGTATAAATACTATCACTATAGGACCATGAAAATTACTTTCATTAGGGCATACCCAAACGCTGACCCTAAAACTGTCTGCATGCATCTGGATCGCACAGTCCGGATGTTGTCACTgatagaaaaagggcctgttgtcccggttcgtaagggccttttgtcccggttctggaaccgggactaaagggtcggtactaatgccctgtcccatctgtcccggttcaatCAAGGGcttccacgtggcctgtgcgcggagcccaggcaggagaccctttggtcccggttggtggcaccaaccgggaccaataggcatccacgcgtcagcatttctgtggctgggatttttgtttttttgaaagggggaggggggtttggggtttttggggggttaatttaggtgtttcatatattgtgttagctagctataattaatagagagaagtgtcctctcttatgtccgtgcttggtcgacgctacgtactatacatacgtatagagaggactagacacgctagctagctagtaagcaaacgaaggaaacagaagatcgtcatgaacatatatgcatacagagagaagtgatatcgaccacctctccttctccgagagattggtcgaacaacaagttctcgtatatctatccgacactaccggctacatatatacaataattatctcttacaaatataatcatacggacttagggtccacatagtattctccgtcttcagcgatcacgtggtcaagaaagaatgccgccaattcctcttgaattgctcgcatgcgagctggtgctaggagttcatcccgcttccgaaacatctaatttgaagaagggggtcaatacatatatatatatatatatatatatatatatatatatatatatatatatatatatgaatgaatgaaactcaacacaaatgatggtaataaaataaaattgtgaatgttgttatttacgtacttcatattgttcgtcagtgtagccccgctcacaggtcgtgtggcggatggactcgcaaacgtagtatccatagaaatcattcccttgtttctgccacaaccactttacaagaaatagaggtcaatcaaactgataagcaagaatgccaaatggtattgatgaaactagcacttgaatcactagtagatgcgcggaacatgctactatagtacttactttcgggtgtctaaattgcagctccttcggcagtcccggagcttttctggtgaattttctccaaaccctgacggacaaagaaaacaattacttgatatatcaggaaatgaacaaagttgctgatatggtggataatgatcgatttaacttacttctcgagtatttgagtcatgtctgcatagtcccggggatcttttcgtcttgagtttaagacggttactagtccctgctcaagcttaatctctaggagaatatagtggaaactgcacacgcatgcataactcatcaattacattactataaccttgactaatatataagggaaaccgaatacgcacaagacagtaacactcacttgaagttgtaaggaaagagtattatatctttgttttcatttattaccaacgatcgtagcaagttggcctcggtagctgcggcatgaaatttaacctgagttgcatctatgagatatgtgttaatgaacccaatatcaccgacttgtcttttcttcaattcggcgatcttcaatctgcataatatagtgaggatgattataaatacatgcaatgaaagagctgagctatatagagagacttaatgacagaagtagtactacttacagacagtagcaggcgaccgttgttttatcgagggccaattgattgaaaaactaaaagaactcctcaaatggaacagtcaacagatcaattccaacgaggtaatgctcctttttaactttcacatacaaagtaatcctccccccagagtctttgcagattttcaagtaccaatcatgcaatcttcgcatcatcgttgatagagatctttcatcgttgacgagaggcttcccgtactcgtatctttgtatctgcacctccaggGGTTCATAATATACATCGTCGGGCAAGTAAtcggcaagattgctataaccgggcaccatcctcggatcactagcgacgttgtcgctaggcaccttgagcggggggcacgattgcttcgcttgttcgccgagctgggcaatttgttttccagctcgtcgttctttcagcctttgatcactgatagtacttcccgaccgctccgcttcagcaaattcctttccaataatgcgctcatagtttcttttcggcggagacttgggtggttttgtcagggcagccagactgcgcttcactttcaccggatctaccttctccttcggaagtggatgtctctttgctttcaacccttgaaaccagtcatccactttggttcgtgcgatctcggcgttctccttcagggtcctcttgtatggtaacttctctggagtcttcagaggaggaccgaatctgtatgtcctcccgcctctggctgtactgctagatgtcGGCCGAGCAGACGgggcggttgtcttctttacttgcttatgaggcggaggagaaggactacgacgcgccggagcagctggagcggcggcaggtctctttcgcccttgctgacgaggcagagaaggaggaggctggctgctcgggcgcatcagcgcaggcggagaaggaggcggagtgccgccacgcgctggagaaggagccggtcgagtgccctgatcgtcactcgccggaggaggaggcggtggaggaggcggagtgccctgactcgccggaggaggaggcggtgaaggaggtggagtgccctgacttgccgaaggaggagaaggcggaggcgtccagttcggaaggttgatgagctccttccgccataggcatggagtcttcagagcagaccccagcctagtctccccttcaccggtagggtggtcaagctggaggtcctaaaatccctccgttatttcatccaccatcaccctagcatatccttctggaatcgtccggcagtgaaaagttgcgccgggttcagtaggataaacagagccaacagccgccttgaccttcaaattcatccattgcgtcataaggtggcaattttgagactccgtgatagcatccacgggatagctggcaggagccgtcaaggcatgctccggctgaagcagctcggtggaagccacgctgcgtctccgctgagatggcggggtagcttcggcagtacgtttgctgcgatttgcttctcgttcctctatcgcttgtacccttgcttgcatcgcttgcatttgggtctgctgcacttttttcctcctctcatgggatttgtaaccgactgcgtccggaaacccaaccttccacggaatggagcctggcgtgcctcatgtccgtccagggtgctcaggattcccgagggccattgtgagctcgtcgttctctctgtctggaaagaacgtcccttgctgcgctgcttcgatatagtgctgaagcttcctgactggtatgtccatttgatcgttcgtccaaatgcacttccctgttacagggtccaaggttccgccagccccgaagaaccaagtccggcaatggtctggccagttaattgtctctggttcgatccctttatcaaccagatcattctcagtcttggcccacttaggccgggctacgaggtagccacctgaccccgtgcgatggtgatgcttcttcttcgcagcattttgcttgtttatcgccgacatcttcttactcttttccgatgtcttgtgggccacaaatgcgggccagtgatctctgatcttctcatatctgcccttgaattctggtgtctcattattttcgacaaacttattcagctctttcttccacctcctgaatagttctgccatcctcttaagagtaaaagacttgattaattgctctttaactggcttctctggattatcctctggcggtagggtgaaatttgacttcagctcagtccaaagatcacttttctgcatatcattgacataagacacctcaggatcttctgtagccggcttaaaccattgctggatgctgatcgggatcttatccttaaccaaaaccccgcactgagcaacaaatgcgctttttgtccggaggggttcaatcggttggccgtcgggcgcgattgctatgatctcaaacttttcattcgagctcaactttttcttcgggcctcatctctttaccgaagttgtgctcgatccggagggctagaaaaaagaacaaagacttaattaatatgtgtacataccaaaacaatgaatgcatcaattagctagtcagcagaagcttaactaatatatatacctggccggactcagtccggagacgtcatcacggtctccttcttgcactggcattgggtcaccagagccgtcctcacggtctccttctttcACTGGCATTAggtcatcggagccatcataatcatagccagctgcttccagaccatcggtgtcgttgagaaacaacgagcagatggcatcacttcctcgtgcgatatgtcccccaacaactcttcttgtacttcgtctcgggcggtgtccatagtttctacaaatattgacaacatggcaattattattcaaacatgacagatggatatattagtggcaaaaacgtagaactaatattaattagtggcctcgacgctacttctctagggtttggggtggcctcgacgctgcttctctagggtttggggtggcctcgacaatgcttcaaggataaaaaaagaagaggaggaaggaaaaaaagaggagaagaaagaatagaggacttgtggcctcgacaatgcttcaaggataaaaaaagaagaggaagaaggaaaaaaagaggagaagaaagaatagaggagtaagaactcctctattctttcttctcctctttttttcttcttcttcctctttttttatcgggaacgagggtcgtcgagggtcaccgaacggtagaggaaaccctaaatagcaagtattgtgggtgtgagatacatgtggccgtcggtgtcggacactacatccacgtcccacaagtgacgtgggcgtcgaagcccgcgccacttgtgggacgtggatgtagtgtccgacaccgacggtacatgtatctcacaccgactgtactttctatttagggtttctgcTGTACCGCTCGacgaccctcgatgaccctcgttcccgataaaaaaaagaggaagaagaagaaaaaaaagaggagaagaaagaatagaactcctctattctttcttctcctcttttttttttcttcttcctcttctttttttatcctcttcttcctctcatgtttgagaggatcgccgaggggtcgggaggttgcctagtgttaaaggattcaagaaaaccatgtcttcatcattaggagaaagtaacaagtgcatgatggtacgaagctctccaaagttattttggaacggagtcccagataagataattcgctttttggtacaaagttcagcaagaaccttccaaatatcgttatttggaaggcctttgctgaaattcatacaaaaggcaaattatcctatccgggacaccattccaaaataactttggaggacttcgtcatgccctggttacttccggctaatgatgaagccatggatttcttcaatactttgacactaggaaacctctctcgaccccttggcgatcctcgacgcctcgaaccctcaacgaccctggaaccctcgacccctagaggaccctggaaccctcgacccttgatccctcgaccctatagaaccctcgaagaaaggaatagctagaggagaagatcaaagaaaaaaagaagaaaaaaaagaggagaagaagaaaggaatagttctattttctcttcttctccactattcctttcttcttctcctcttcattttcttcttttttcttcttcttatttatttctccttttcttcctctcctcttgttctttctttcctcttcttattttcttctttcctatccttcttttccttcctttcttaatatcacttagcaaatgcactaacctaaaatgcaacaaacataaaatgcaacaaacataaaatgcactaaatcgatcaactaacctaaaatcagtgataaaatgcactaacctaaaatcgatatctactaacaacttaaaaaattaatacatatatgaaaaaatgcatatatgaaaaaaacatcatcatatcatcaacagaaaaatagtattttttctaaaaatctatctttttagcacatacatatactcatacatcatcatatactcatacatatacatataatctgcaggaaaaaacatatatgtgtttgcaaaaaaaagggggaagaggggggcggtgccggcccAGACCACAACGAGgtagaggcgacggcggcgcggggcagctGGGGTGCGGTGAGGCAGAGGCGAtggcgaggcagaggcggggcggcgacggcgttggggAGCGACACGGGGAGGCGACGGCGTTGGGGCGGCGCGGAGAGACCGCGACGACGCGGGGTGGCGCGCGGTGACGGCGTCGGGGTGgtgcggggtggcgacggcgtcggggcggcgcaggACGGCGTTGGAGGCAGGGCGACAACGGCAacggcgaggcgcagaggggcagcctggcagcgtcgTCGGGGCGCGATTGAAGAACTGAACAAAATTTTTCACAAGTCTTGCTTATATAGACggtgcattggtcacggttcgtggcaccaaccgtgaccaatgcccccctttagtcccggttggtgccaccaaccgggaccaaaggcctcttttcagcagcccaatgggcgggaagcggcggccacCAACCATGACCAatacccccctttagtcccggttggtgccaccaaccgggaccaaaggccttgtgctgcctcgcgcccaaatgtttagtcccacctcgctagttgagagggagacgcacctgtttataaggtgcggtgcgccttccctctcgagctcctctctaaagcaggctttcgggcctaaccgcgcaatgtgtgcctgtgggcctactgggcctcccgcgggcctgaatcctgacccatggtagggtttctagtcgtattcaggccgtgggtgcccagtaggtggcactttttttgtttttttgtttctacttacaacaaaatacttattgttgctatatttaatttttttccagttctttttgttttgttttctgcattatttattttctcttgttttttgctttattttttaattctttttgcttttagttttagaaaaattataaactttctgttagtgccattagttttcaaatttgaaaacacttttttttgttttctttgttgctttatttattttattttgtttctacttacaacaaaatacttattgttgctattttcatttttttctagtttttttgttttgttttctgtattatttattttcttttgttttttgctttattttttaattctttttgcttttaggtcagcaaaattataaactttttgttgctttatttattttattttgtttctacttacaacaaaatacttattgttgctatttttttctagtttttttgttttgttttctgcgttatttattttcttttgttttttgatttattttttaattctgtttgcttttaggttagcaaaattataaactttctgttagtgccattagttttagaaaaactataaactttctgttagtgccattagttttcaaatttgaatagttaaaatttgaattctttgaaaattgtttgaatcacaagtttgtgattaacttactaaaaaaatgagaatagatgcgcttatagagaaaattcaacctaaattcctattaatttctatgaatttcagagaaattcactatgaatttaggttaaacttttctctattagggcatctattttcactttgagaggagctcaacaaggcagagagggaagggcttataaaccggtgtgagccctttcggttggcgaggtgggactaaactctgcccacaacgaggaccaaccctttagtcccggtttgtggcacaaaccgggactaatggtcatgggcctggggcgaggagcaaaattataaagtttctgttagtgccattagttttagaaagtt
This window contains:
- the LOC123130915 gene encoding uncharacterized protein, whose amino-acid sequence is MATSQSTAPSFFNFLKEGLLLPTRNRKLFIAVGAIIVASTTLLLLGSDLAVQPLADEIQLDVKALNGTDPGSLEYAKLVQEIQDDTKELLLVSAGYLLFAVVVSSAVRILLLFATVLTYSGEQRATFSELLGKAKAQLKAPLLTLAFVYILEIVYVVFLALMGALLVVLMAKQYFVLLILASLLVLSAAISFVYFSFVCSFSVVVAVAEPGCHGAAALGRACRLAKGKKWQVVLYVAVTCALASVLSPVHTLARTCAGNSVAVGLLLGFVYAVLMALVQLFAVCAMTAFYYERRENIDSQLGDTAYTKLSTEEANA